The window AAGAAATACTGGATGATTCTAAACGGTTTCATAAGCAATTATTGAAATTGGAGATTTTAAGAAAAGACGATTCCGAAGAAGAAATAGTATTCTTTACCAATATGTTTCATGATGTACTAAGCTTTTTTACACAGCCTTTTAGAGAAGAAACTTTTGATTTTTCAGATCCTGCATTTTTTGAGAAAATAGCAGCTATTGGGGAACGTTATTTTAAAAGTACGAGATCTAATAAAATGAACGCCAATAGAGGTTCTAAGCATTTTATTTATTTGAATAGAACGTTTTTCGGATTGTTTAATTTAATGTTTGATTTAAAAGCGACAAACATTAAGATCAATAACTATCAAAATATATAGTTGGAAACGGTAGTGCGAATAATTTTAAGGCATTTGAAATATTATGCACGCATAGTATTTTGTGTAAATATCGTATATTGTAAAAAAGACCATTTATTTTGTGGTTTATTTTGATAAAATCATTAAATTTTCACATTAAATTTATAGAATTAGCAAGTTTCTTAAAAGAATAGCATTAATACAAGTAATTTATAATGGCAAAAAAAATTGATTTGAAGGATATTGTGCAAGATGCATTCGATACTTCAATCCACCAAATTTCAGGTTCTGATGCAGCATTTCTATATGCCGAATCACCAACAAGTCCGATGCATATTGCAACCTTGAATATTGTGGAAGGTTCTTTAAAGTTTGAAGATTTTAAAGAGATTGTCGCGTCTAAATTACATTTAGTACCAAAGTTTAGACAGCGCTTATTAAGTGTTCCTATGGATTTAGATTATCCGTATTGGGTAGACGATCCAAATTTTGATATCGACTTGCATTTAAATCGTATTAAATTACCAGATCCATCGAATTGGAAAACGTTAAGAGATTTGACATCCACTTTGTTTTCTGCACCTTTAGATTTACGTAGACCATTATGGTCGGTGCATTTTATTGAAGGAATAGATGAAATTGCGCAAGTGCCTAAAGGCTCTGTTGCTATAGTTACAAAAGTACATCACGTAATGATTGATGGTAGTTCTGGAGTTGGTATTATGGGTGTTTTGTATGATAGTGATGCAGATGGCAAGCAAAAAAAACGTTCTAAACCAAAGCCTTTTAATCCAGAGCCATTACCAGACGAACTTAGTTTACTGTTAAAAAGTGGGTATGGGTTTTTAAAAAATCCGTTTAGAATTCCAAGAACAGTTGCAGAAACGGCTTACAGTTTTATTAAAAGTAAAGCCGCCAAGAAACTAAGTATTCAAAGAGAATTTAGTTCCACAAAGTTTCCAGTTCCAATCACCATTTTTAATGGTACTATTTCTGCCAAAAGAACTTGGGGAACAGCCATTTTATCTTTCGAGCGTATCAATGCGCTTCGTAAAACAATGGGTGGAAGTATTAACGATGTTATTCTTGCTATTTGTGCAGGAGCGCTTCGTCGATATTTAGTAGAAAAAGAAAAATTACCATTACACCCATTGGTCGCCAATGTGCCAATTTCTATTCGTACAGAAAATAGCGACCATACTATGAATAATCAAATTGCTAATATGATGATTCAATTAGCAACACATATTGAAGATCCTTTAGAACGTCTAGAATATATTCAAGAACAAACCATGTTAGGGAAGTCAAGGCACAATACTATGGGAGCAAAAACGTTGGCTAAAATGGCAGATGTGGTTCCTTTTGGTTTAGCAAATTTAGCTGCTGGACTATATAGTAAATACAATATTAAAGATTTACATAGGCCTCCTTTTAATGTTACCATTACTAATGTTCCAGGACCAAGAGGTTTATTGTATTTAAACGGACATAAAGTAGTTTCTATTTTTGGTTTAACGCCTGTTTTAGATGGTTTTGGACTAATTATTGCTGCATTTAGTTATAATGGTCAAGTAAGTATTACTACCACATCAGATTCTAAAACAATGCCAGATGCGGATGTGTTTTCTAGATATATTAGAGAATCTGCTAACGAGTTGGAAGAACAAATTAAAAATCTAGGAAAAGATAAATCAGCTAGTAAAACAGTACAACAAGTTAAAAGTAAAAGTGGCCCGTTTTTTACGGCTTTAAAAAAATATGTAAAAGAAAATCCTAAAGAAGTGAAATCGGCAAAGGGTTTATATCACATGCAATTAGATTTAGGAGATAGGACAGATAGCTGGGAACTAGATTTTACAAAAACAGTAGCCGTTATTAAGAAAAAGAAAAATTTAGACCCTAAAGTTTTAATAGAAATTGAAGATGAAAACCTATTTGCTTTGTATAAAGGCAAGTTGCTTTTAGAGGAATTAAAAATTCAAGGGCGAATTAAAATAACAGGAACAGCAGCAAGTAAAACAAAATTTATAAAGTTACTTATAGCATTTCTAGAACGATAATTAATGCATTATAATACACATATATTGAAATCGACAGATGGCGAATCCATTTGTTATTATAAATGGGAAGCAAACCCCAAAGTGCCTTTTAAAGGTCTTGTACAAATTGCACACGGATTAGGAGAACATGCTGGTAGATATGATGATATGGCACATCTTTTACAAGACGAAGGCTATTCGATTTATGCTAATGATCATCGTGCTCACGGTAAAACCGCCGAGATGAAACGCTTGTTTGGCTTTTATGATGGTGACGCGTATTTTGACGATTGTATAGAAGATATGCACGTGTTGTCCAATCTAATGAAAGCCGAAAACCCAAAAGCTAAATTTATATTATTTGGACACAGTATGGGATCCCTTTTTAGTAGAATGTACGTAACTAAATATGGTGAAGAATTAGATGCTTTAATCTTATCTGGAACCGCAAGTTTTATGAAGGGGTTAGGGAATGTCGGACTCGTGGCAGCGTCTACAGTAACCGCTTTTCGCGGAAGAGCAAGAGGAAATGAATTTTTAAAATCGGTCTTTTTTGGCGAATTCAATAAAAAGTTCAAACCCAATAGAACCAAGTTTGATTGGCTAAGTCGCGATGAAAAACAAGTCGATGTTTTTGCTAAAGATCCTTATCGAATAGAAGATTTTTCATTGGGTGTGTTTTTAGATATTATTAAAAACTCGAAAACAATCAATAAATCGGAAGCCTTTAAAGCAACACCAAAAGATTTACCAATTTTGATGTTTTCTGGCGATAAAGATCCCGTTGGTGAAATGGGGAAAGGCGTAAAGCGCGTTGCCAAACAATTTGAGAAAAGTGGAATACATGATTTTACCTTTAATTTATATGAAGGAGGAAGACACGAAATGTTAAAAGAAACGAATGCCGAGGCAGTGAAGCAAGAAGTTATTGCTTGGCTAAATGCACGTATGTAAGAATAAAAAAATGGAAGAAACCCAAATTATATATAAGATTTTCACACGCTTAGCTGTTGCTTTGGGAACGCTAAATGGCTTGAGTCTAAAAGAAGCGAAAAAGCTTACGAATCTACAATTCAAGGAGCATCTTTTTCAAAAAGAAATCAAAGTGCTCATTAGTGCCATTAAAAAAGATGAACACGAAATTATTGAACAATTATTAGAAAAAACTATTTTGGTTTGTGATGAGTTAGGTCCAAATAGAGATTATATAACGCTAATAAAAATATTAAAAAATATAGGCGTTTCTATTTCCGAAGGGCACGATCAAAACGAATACAAATACACCAATTCCATTCTAGATAGATTTCAGAAAAAAATAAAGGCAATCAATAAAAAAATCCCATTGCCGCCATTATTTAATATGATGATGGAAAGTAGGTCGTTAATCGAATGGTCATCCATTTATTGCTTATATCCTTTTATCCCAAAACGTATTAAAGGAAAAGGCAAGCCTGTATTATTAATTCCGCCATATTTAGGGGATGACTTTTCAACTTCCTTTGTAAGGAAATATTTAAAATCTCTGGGGTTTACAACCTACAAATGGGAATTAGGATTTAATATGGTGAAATCCCATTATATTCCTAGGTTAGAAGAAAAACTAGCAGATATTTATCAGGAACACCAAGAAAAAGTAAGTATTGTTGGTTGGAGTGGCGGTGGTATTTTTGCCAAAATCATGGCAAATAGACACCCGAATCAAGTGGAACAAATTTTAACTATTGGCTCTCCCATTTGGGGCGTTATGGATATGAAAACACCGCTTTACGGTTTGCTAGAATTTTTTAGAGGAAAGTCTTTAAAGGAACGTAACGAAAGATTTTTAGCCGAATTAGAACCAATACCAATAGTTCCAGTAACCTGTATTTATACAAAAACCGATGGTCTAGTGCCTTGGAAACATTGTATGGAAGCAGCGACATATAGAAAGAATATTAAAAATATTGAAGTCTTTGGTAGTCATACCGGAATGGGCGCCAATGCAAGTGTTTTACTCGTCACAGCCAATATGCTTAGCGCGAATATACAAGGCAAAAAAATAAGAGATGTTGGCTCTAATATTGAACGTTATTTATATCCTAATTTCTGGAAAAAAGCTATAAAAACGTTCAAAACCAAAAAGCCAATTGTACCAGTAATAAAATAATAAGATATGGATCATATTATTGCCCATCATAAATTTCAAGACGCTTTAAAGCAAATTGCTATAGAGCTAAAGTTAGATCTTGAAGATGTAAAAAAGCAAGGCGCAAACTGTATTAAGGAGTTGTATGCACAACAGCATCCTATTGCAAAATTAATGTCCGTAAAAAGCTTTGATTATATTCTTTCTAGAGCGTATAATGATAAAATTGATGTAGATCCAAAAGGGATAAAAAAGCTGATGAAATTGATGCAGAAAAACTCTGTAGCATTCATTATGACACACAAAACCTATCTCGATACTTTGGTGCTAATTTCAACATTGGCACGTTATGGTATGCCAATTCCATATTCTTTCGGTGGAAGTAATTTGGCATTTCCAGGAATGAAACAATTAGGAAACAATGCAGGACTCATTTTTATTCGTCGCAGTTTTAAAGACGACTTAATTTATAAAGCAGCTTTACGTCATTATATCGCTTCCATTATAGATAAAGGGGATCATTTAACTTGGAATATTGAAGGAACACGATCTAGAACCGGAAAAATTATTTACCCAAAAATGGGAATCTTAAAATATATAAAGGAAGGGGAAGCACAGAGTACAAGAAATATTAAATATGTTCCCGTTTCTATTGTTTATGATCTCATTCCAGATGTCAAACAAATGACAGAGGAAGGAAAAGGGCAAGAAAAAAAGTCGGAAAACATAAAAGAGACTGTCAGTTATATTAAGAAATTAGGAAATGATTATGGTCGTGCAGCAATCCGATTTGGAGACCCTGTAGAAATGGAAGAAGACCAGCAAGCCATCATTCCAGACATGGAAGAAGATAGTTATGCCGATAAAAATACACTACCACGTTTTGCTTTTGAGTTGATTCACAAAACCAACGCGATTACACCAGTAACTACAGTTTCCTTAATTTGCCATGTATTGCTAAATGATTTCGCTTTAACCAAAAAAGAAATCGAATTCAAGGTGAATAGATTGATGGGATACATTGGTCAGAAAAAAGAAGATGTACTTATAGATCGTGGTAAAAAGATTGGAGTTACCATTCAAACCGCACTAAATTTATTAAAGGCAGCTAGAATAATTCAAAAAAGTAGGGCAGGACAAAAGGCACAATATAGTTTGGTTGCTACTGAGTATTTACCAGCGACGTATTATGCAAATATGGCTTCGGGCCATTTATACCACCAAGCTTTTATTGAAATGGCTTTGGTGAAAATAAAAGACGATACATCTGCGAATCGAATCACGAACTTCTGGGAAGAAATTATGGAGCTTCGTAATTTATTTAAGTTTGAATTTTTCTACACCAATAAGCCGAAATTTAGCAGTGAAATTGAAACCGAATTATTCCGATTCGATAAAAACTGGAGAGCCATTTTAGCAAATCCAAAAGGAGATATTTCTGCGTTATTAAAAAAGCAAGATTTATTCGTTTCTAGAGCAATTCTTTTATCGTATTTAGAAGCCGATAAAGTGGTTTGTCATACCTTGAATAGTTGGGATACAGATGATGAATTTACAGATAAAGAATTCATCGAATTGTCTATGTTTAAAGGAAAAGAATTGCATTGGCAATCTAAAATAACACGCTTAGATAGTGTTTCTAAACCCTTTTTAATTAATGCACTTCGTTTTGCTAAGAATGCAAATTTAATTCCGGTAGATAGAACCATAGATTATGATGCTTTAGAAAGCTGGAAAAATCAGTTAGAAGATTTATCTGAAAGATTATTTTACTTAAAGCAAATAGAAAATGTACAAGATGAAAGAGGATTAAAAGAAGAACCACAAGAACAAATTATAGTTCCAGATTCTGGTAGTGATGAAGTACATCAAGAAGAGGAAATCGAAGAAGGAGCGCATATTACAGCGTTTTTTGATATGGATAGAACGCTAATCAATGATTTTTCTGCAAAAAAATTCATGACAACACGTTTGTTTAGTGGAAAAACAACGGCAAAAGAATATCTCACACAGTTTGCTACAGCAGCAGTATTTGCTTTAGGAAATAGAGATTTTGAAGTGCTTACCAAAATCGCTGCACTTGGTGTAAAAGGGATTGCAGAATCTGCATTTACAGAATTAGGAGAACAAGTTTTTACCGATTATCTAGAAGAAACTATTTACCCAGAATCGCGGGAGTTAATAGAGAAACATTTAGAGAAAGGTCATAAAGTCGTTATTATATCTGCTGCTACTACCTATCAAATAGAACCCATAGCGAAAGCCTTAGGGATTAAAGATATTTATGCCACCGAAATGGAATTACGCAACGGTAAGTTTACTGGTCGTGTTTCCGAAATGTGTTGGGGAGAAGGTAAAGCAAGAGCGGCAAGAAAATTTGCGAAAAAGAACAATACCGATTTATCTAAAAGTTATTTTTATACCGATAGCTTTGATGATTATCCATTATTAAAAATTGTAGGAAAACCAGTTGCTACCAATCCTGATCAACGCTTATCACAAATAGCATTCGAAAATAATTGGCCTATCTTAAGATTTGAAGAGCCAGTAGGAAAACCTTTGGTTAATGGGTTTAGAACTGGATTAGCGGCGGCAAGTATTTATCCTTCCGCTTTAAAAGGAATTGTAAAAGGAGCAATGACGATGTCTAGGCAAGAAGCCGCAAATACTACCTTTTCTAGTATTGGCGATTTAGGATCCAAAATGGCAGGATTAGAAATTGCAGTAAAAGGAAAGCATAATTTAGAAGAAATACGTCCCGCAGTTTTTTGTTTTAATCATCAAAGTGCTGCCGATTTCTTTATCGTCATGAAATTGATTCGTCATGATTTTACAGGAATTGCTAAAAAGGAATTAGAAAGAACGCCTTTCGGTCCTATATTTAAAGCGTTAGGTGCTATTTATGTAGATCGTGCTAATAAAGAAAAAGCCATTGAAGCCATGCAACCAGCTGTAGAAGCTTTAAAGAATGGTATTTCTGTTGCTATCGCGCCAGAGGGAACGAGGAGTGGAAGTAAAACCTTAGGAACCTTTAAAAAAGGTGCGTTTCACTTAGCCATGCAAGCTGGAGTACCAATTATTCCAATCGTGATTAAAAATGCATATATGGCCATGCCTAAAGGAACGAGTATGTTTAAACCAACACATATAGAAGTGGTTGTTTTAGATCCTGTTGATACTTCCCTTTGGAAACGAAAAAATATCAATAAGCATATTGAAGAAGTTCGAGATTTGTATATTAATGAATTAGAAAATTAATTTTAAGTTATGAAACTAAACGTAGGGATTTTAGGAGGTGGTTCTTGGGGAACCACAGTAGCATCATTAACTGCAAAAAATAATGATACTATTTTATGGGCAAGAAATGAAAAGACTATTCGAGAAATTAATGAAGAACATAGCAATTCTAAGTATTTACCAGGAGCAAAATTAAATAAGAATTTAAAAGCTTCTACTTCTATTGAAGAAACGGTTAAAAATGCAGATGTGATTGTCATGGGAATTCCTTCGCAGCATTTTAGAGAAGTGTTGCGTGCTGCAAAACCTTTTATTAGACCTTGGGTTCCTATTGTGAGTTTAGCTAAAGGTTTAGAATTGGACACAAAAATGCGCATGACGCAAATTATTGAAGAAGAACTTCCTGGGCATCCAGCTGGAGTTCTTACAGGACCTAACTTAGCGAAAGAAATACATGCTGGGCAAGCAGCGGCAGCAGTAATTGCGATGGTAGATAAAACGATTGCTAAAGAATTACAACAAGTATTTAGCACAGGGTTATTTCGTGTATATACCAATAATGATGTGATAGGTTGCGAACTTGGTGGAGCTCTTAAAAATATTATGGCAATTGCCACAGGAATGGGGGATGGTGCAGATGCAGGGGATAATACAAGAGCTGCGTTAATCACCAGAGGCTTATCTGAATTAACTAGGTTGGGAATTGCCATGGGAGGAAAACGACGCACGTTTGCTGGACTAGCAGGAATGGGAGATTTAGTAGCTACCTGTTCCAGTTCTAAAAGTAGAAACCATCATGTTGGATTTCAAATCGGACAAGGGAAAAGTTTAGATCAAATAATTGAAGAAATGGATGAAGTTGCCGAAGGTGTAAAAACGGCAAAAGTAGTTATGGAATTAGCTAAAGATTATAAGGTCGATATGCCAATATCTAGAGAGGTTTACAAAGTGCTTTACGAAGGGAATACTGTTAATGATGCTTTTAAAGGTTTGCTTAAAATTGAAAGCGGCTCAGAAAAAGAACCAGGATAATAGACTGTTTTTATAGTGTTTTTTTTAAATTCACTTTATGGTATTCTGTAGATTCTCCATTTGTTTCTAATGTCAGATTGCTTTTATCTAGTTTTTTAATTACAGAGGTCCAATTGCCATATCTATAAATGTATTCTAGTTTCAGAGTATCTGCTTCCTTTTTTATATAAATGTGCGAATGTGATTTTTCAACAGGCTTGTATTCTCCAATAGTTTCCGATATTTCCACATTTTCCACATTTCCTCTTCCATTTTCAAACCAATAATGATAAATGCTTTTAGAATCGTCATTTTTAATTTTCCAATACCCAGTAATGGCTTCCTCAATTTCTTTATCAGAAGAGCAGCATTCTAAACTTTGCGCAAAGTTTGAAAATGGGATTAATAGCAAAAAAAATAGAAGATAATTTTTAAATAAAGACATTTAAATAAGAAAATTAATAGCAAACGTATAACAATATACTGTTTTTTAATTAAATGGAATGTGTTTTAGTTGCTAGAAGCTAAATGTTTCCGTATTTTTGCACTCCAATTTTTTTAGACTTTAATAACAATAATTTTTTTGCTTACGCAGAAATAATAAATAAAATAATACATGAGCCCAAAAGGAAAAGAAACATTTGATGTTTTAATAGAGATTCCAAAAGGAAGTAGAAATAAATACGAATATGATTTTGATTTACATAAAATCCGTTTCGACAGAATGTTATTTTCTTCCATGATGTACCCAGGAGATTATGGATTTATTCCAGAAACTTTAGCGCTTGATGGTGATCCATTAGACGTATTAGTAATGGGTACTGAACCAACTTTTCCAATGTGTGTAATGGAAGTAAAGCCAATTGGAGTATTTCACATGGCGGATGAAAAAGGACCAGATGAAAAATTAATATGTGTACCAGTTACAGATCCTATCTGGAATAGTTGCAATGATATTAATGACTTAAATCCACATAGAATAAAAGAAATAACACATTTCTTTCAAGTATATAAAGATTTAGAAAAGAAAAAAGTAGACGTAGGTGGTTGGGGAGATGCAAAAGAAGCTTATGAAATTTTAAATAAATGTGTAGAGCGCTATGAAGATAGTGAACATAAAGCAAAAGGTAACTTTACTATATAAGACCTTTTAGAGTACAAAACGGAAACCCTTTCATTTTAAATGGAAGGGTTTTTTGTTTTAAAATACTGAAATGCAATTAGTTGTAGTTCTTTTTCTCTCTTTATATATAAATAGCCATTGTTTTGCTTGTTGTATTTTAGGAAATCAAATAGTAAAATGATAATTTTTATGTTAAAAAATTGTCATTTTAAAATATTTTTTACTTCTGATTGATTTTATTACTTTAGCAATCGTTAAAAACTAATCAAACTATAAAATAATATGGAATCAATGATGATTTATATGCCAATTGTATTGGCAATTTTAGGATTAATTTACATGGTTGTAAAAAAATCTTGGGTAATGAAACAAGACGCCGGAGATGGTAAAATGAAAGAGATTTCAGATCATATCTACGAAGGAGCACTTGCTTTCTTAAATGCCGAATATCGTTTACTCGCAATCTTTGTTGTTATTGTAAGTGTGTTACTTGCCATTGTATCTTTTGTGGTACCAACAACACACTGGTTAATTGTTATCGCTTTTATTTGTGGTGCTGTGTTTTCTGCATTTGCAGGAAATATAGGGATGAAAATAGCAACCAAAACAAACGTAAGAACTACACAAGCTGCGCGTACTAGTTTACCAAATGCATTAAAAATATCTTTTGGTGGTGGTACTGTTATGGGACTTGGTGTTGCTGGTTTAGCAGTACTAGGTTTAACCTTTTTCTTTATATTTTTCTTTCATTATTTTATGGGAGGAGTTTGGACAAACACCATGGACATGACTATTGTTCTTGAAACGCTAGCTGGTTTCTCTCTTGGAGCAGAATCTATTGCATTATTTGCTCGTGTTGGTGGCGGTATTTATACTAAAGCTGCAGATGTTGGAGCCGATTTAGTTGGTAAAGTAGAAGCTGGGATTCCAGAAGATGATCCAAGAAATCCTGCAACTATTGCAGATAACGTTGGTGATAATGTTGGTGATGTAGCAGGAATGGGAGCCGATTTATTTGGTTCGTATGTGGCAACCGTATTGGCTGCAATGGTATTAGGAAATTATGTGATTAAAGATATGGGTGGAAATATTGCAGATGCCTTTGGAGGTATTGGACCAATATTATTGCCAATGGCAATTGCTGGTGTAGGAATTATTATTTCTATTATTGGTACCATGCTGGTTAAAATTAAAAGTAACGACGCTAAAGAAGCACAAGTAATGAGTGCTTTAAATGTTGGAAACTGGACCTCTATTGTTTTAGTTGCTGCTGCTTGTTTTGGATTAGTAACTTGGATGTTACCAGAAACCATGCAAATGAATTTCTTTGGTGAAGGCTTACAAGAAATTTCTTCTATGCGTGTGTTTTATGCAACCTTAGTAGGTTTAGTAGTTGGAGCAGTTATTTCTTCGGTTACCGAATATTATACCGGATTAGGTAAAAAACCGATCTTAAAAATTGTACAACAATCTAGTACAGGAGCAGGAACCAATATTATTGCTGGTTTAGCAACTGGAATGATTTCTACATTCCCTTCTGTTTTATTATTTGCTGCTGCTATATGGGCATCGTATGCATTTGCAGGGTTTTACGGAGTTTCTTTGGCTGCTTCTGCAATGATGGCTACAACCGCTATGCAATTGGCTATTGATGCTTTCGGACCAATATCCGATAATGCTGGTGGGATTGCAGAAATGAGCGAACAAGAACCAATTGTAAGAGAGCGTACGGATATTTTAGACTCTGTTGGTAACACAACAGCTGCAACAGGAAAAGGTTTCGCAATCGCTTCTGCTGCATTAACTTCCTTAGCACTTTTTGCTGCCTATGTAACCTTTACAGGAATTGACGGAATTAACATTTTTAAAGCACCAGTTTTAGCTATGTTATTTGTTGGTGGAATGGTGCCTGTAGTATTTTCTGCGTTAGCAATGAATGCAGTAGGTAAAGCTGCCATGGAAATGGTAGAAGAAGTGAGACGTCAGTTTAGAGATATTCCTGGAATTATGGAAGGTACTGGGAAACCAGAATACGATAAATGTGTGGCTATTTCTACAAAAGCATCGTTAAAAGAAATGATGCTACCTGGTTTATTAACTATCGGATTTCCTTTAGTTATTGCTTTTGTTCCTATGATTTTTGGAATGAATAATCTGGCTATTGCCGAAATGTTAGGTGGTTATATGGCTGGGGTTACTGTTTCAGGTGTACTTTGGGCAATCTTTCAGAATAACGCTGGAGGTGCTTGGGATAATGCTAAGAAATCTTTTGAAGCTGGAGTAGAGATCAATGGAGAAATGACCTATAAAGGTTCTGATGCGCATAAAGCTGCAGTTACTGGGGATACGGTTGGTGATCCTTTTAAAGATACTTCTGGACCATCAATGAATATCTTAATTAAACTGACTTGTTTAATTGGATTAGTAATTGCTCCAATTTTAGGCGGACATACCGAAGAAGGTATGGCTAAAACAACAGAAATTTATAAAGAAGTAATAGTCGCAGATAATATTGAGATTTTTAAAAAGGCTGCTATTGAAAGAATGGAAAACGGTAACGCTAAAGCTACAGTGAAAATAGTAACGGTTACCAATGGAGTTGAAGAAGTGGTAACACAGGTTTTCGAAGGTTCTATGGAGGAAGTTACCAAGCAAGTAGAAGCTTTAGGTGGCGATATTAAAATAAAATTTTTAGAATAAATAATTACGATTATTTTTGTTTATGAAACCACGCTTTATGCGTGGTTTTTTGTTATTTTGAGGTAATATAATAGGTATGAAATTATTTAAAAGAGACCCGGTTCAAATTATAGCTTTTCAAAGCTACGGAACGGATACGCACTTTTATTTACGTGGAAGAGCTTTGCAAGATGAATCTATAGATCTAGAACAACAGGGTTTTTGTAGTTTGTTAGCCAACAGTTGGAAACGTTTAGAAAGCGACGAAATAAAACATGTAGCCATTAGTATCACCTTACCAAATGGAACTGTTTTAGAAACCACTAGTGATAATCATGGTTATTTTAAAGTAAAAGCTGATGTGGTAGGTTTAAGAGCTATGGCTAATGTCGAAGGTTGGTTGCATTGTGAAGTTGCT is drawn from Lacinutrix sp. WUR7 and contains these coding sequences:
- a CDS encoding wax ester/triacylglycerol synthase family O-acyltransferase encodes the protein MAKKIDLKDIVQDAFDTSIHQISGSDAAFLYAESPTSPMHIATLNIVEGSLKFEDFKEIVASKLHLVPKFRQRLLSVPMDLDYPYWVDDPNFDIDLHLNRIKLPDPSNWKTLRDLTSTLFSAPLDLRRPLWSVHFIEGIDEIAQVPKGSVAIVTKVHHVMIDGSSGVGIMGVLYDSDADGKQKKRSKPKPFNPEPLPDELSLLLKSGYGFLKNPFRIPRTVAETAYSFIKSKAAKKLSIQREFSSTKFPVPITIFNGTISAKRTWGTAILSFERINALRKTMGGSINDVILAICAGALRRYLVEKEKLPLHPLVANVPISIRTENSDHTMNNQIANMMIQLATHIEDPLERLEYIQEQTMLGKSRHNTMGAKTLAKMADVVPFGLANLAAGLYSKYNIKDLHRPPFNVTITNVPGPRGLLYLNGHKVVSIFGLTPVLDGFGLIIAAFSYNGQVSITTTSDSKTMPDADVFSRYIRESANELEEQIKNLGKDKSASKTVQQVKSKSGPFFTALKKYVKENPKEVKSAKGLYHMQLDLGDRTDSWELDFTKTVAVIKKKKNLDPKVLIEIEDENLFALYKGKLLLEELKIQGRIKITGTAASKTKFIKLLIAFLER
- a CDS encoding alpha/beta fold hydrolase is translated as MHYNTHILKSTDGESICYYKWEANPKVPFKGLVQIAHGLGEHAGRYDDMAHLLQDEGYSIYANDHRAHGKTAEMKRLFGFYDGDAYFDDCIEDMHVLSNLMKAENPKAKFILFGHSMGSLFSRMYVTKYGEELDALILSGTASFMKGLGNVGLVAASTVTAFRGRARGNEFLKSVFFGEFNKKFKPNRTKFDWLSRDEKQVDVFAKDPYRIEDFSLGVFLDIIKNSKTINKSEAFKATPKDLPILMFSGDKDPVGEMGKGVKRVAKQFEKSGIHDFTFNLYEGGRHEMLKETNAEAVKQEVIAWLNARM
- a CDS encoding alpha/beta fold hydrolase, which codes for MEETQIIYKIFTRLAVALGTLNGLSLKEAKKLTNLQFKEHLFQKEIKVLISAIKKDEHEIIEQLLEKTILVCDELGPNRDYITLIKILKNIGVSISEGHDQNEYKYTNSILDRFQKKIKAINKKIPLPPLFNMMMESRSLIEWSSIYCLYPFIPKRIKGKGKPVLLIPPYLGDDFSTSFVRKYLKSLGFTTYKWELGFNMVKSHYIPRLEEKLADIYQEHQEKVSIVGWSGGGIFAKIMANRHPNQVEQILTIGSPIWGVMDMKTPLYGLLEFFRGKSLKERNERFLAELEPIPIVPVTCIYTKTDGLVPWKHCMEAATYRKNIKNIEVFGSHTGMGANASVLLVTANMLSANIQGKKIRDVGSNIERYLYPNFWKKAIKTFKTKKPIVPVIK
- a CDS encoding HAD-IB family hydrolase; this translates as MDHIIAHHKFQDALKQIAIELKLDLEDVKKQGANCIKELYAQQHPIAKLMSVKSFDYILSRAYNDKIDVDPKGIKKLMKLMQKNSVAFIMTHKTYLDTLVLISTLARYGMPIPYSFGGSNLAFPGMKQLGNNAGLIFIRRSFKDDLIYKAALRHYIASIIDKGDHLTWNIEGTRSRTGKIIYPKMGILKYIKEGEAQSTRNIKYVPVSIVYDLIPDVKQMTEEGKGQEKKSENIKETVSYIKKLGNDYGRAAIRFGDPVEMEEDQQAIIPDMEEDSYADKNTLPRFAFELIHKTNAITPVTTVSLICHVLLNDFALTKKEIEFKVNRLMGYIGQKKEDVLIDRGKKIGVTIQTALNLLKAARIIQKSRAGQKAQYSLVATEYLPATYYANMASGHLYHQAFIEMALVKIKDDTSANRITNFWEEIMELRNLFKFEFFYTNKPKFSSEIETELFRFDKNWRAILANPKGDISALLKKQDLFVSRAILLSYLEADKVVCHTLNSWDTDDEFTDKEFIELSMFKGKELHWQSKITRLDSVSKPFLINALRFAKNANLIPVDRTIDYDALESWKNQLEDLSERLFYLKQIENVQDERGLKEEPQEQIIVPDSGSDEVHQEEEIEEGAHITAFFDMDRTLINDFSAKKFMTTRLFSGKTTAKEYLTQFATAAVFALGNRDFEVLTKIAALGVKGIAESAFTELGEQVFTDYLEETIYPESRELIEKHLEKGHKVVIISAATTYQIEPIAKALGIKDIYATEMELRNGKFTGRVSEMCWGEGKARAARKFAKKNNTDLSKSYFYTDSFDDYPLLKIVGKPVATNPDQRLSQIAFENNWPILRFEEPVGKPLVNGFRTGLAAASIYPSALKGIVKGAMTMSRQEAANTTFSSIGDLGSKMAGLEIAVKGKHNLEEIRPAVFCFNHQSAADFFIVMKLIRHDFTGIAKKELERTPFGPIFKALGAIYVDRANKEKAIEAMQPAVEALKNGISVAIAPEGTRSGSKTLGTFKKGAFHLAMQAGVPIIPIVIKNAYMAMPKGTSMFKPTHIEVVVLDPVDTSLWKRKNINKHIEEVRDLYINELEN
- a CDS encoding NAD(P)H-dependent glycerol-3-phosphate dehydrogenase, coding for MKLNVGILGGGSWGTTVASLTAKNNDTILWARNEKTIREINEEHSNSKYLPGAKLNKNLKASTSIEETVKNADVIVMGIPSQHFREVLRAAKPFIRPWVPIVSLAKGLELDTKMRMTQIIEEELPGHPAGVLTGPNLAKEIHAGQAAAAVIAMVDKTIAKELQQVFSTGLFRVYTNNDVIGCELGGALKNIMAIATGMGDGADAGDNTRAALITRGLSELTRLGIAMGGKRRTFAGLAGMGDLVATCSSSKSRNHHVGFQIGQGKSLDQIIEEMDEVAEGVKTAKVVMELAKDYKVDMPISREVYKVLYEGNTVNDAFKGLLKIESGSEKEPG